One genomic segment of Amycolatopsis sp. WQ 127309 includes these proteins:
- a CDS encoding fatty acyl-AMP ligase, with translation MTSSATLPTVLEALRATNPDRPLFTWVEDDGEDGKTLTAGELTEATDEVAQALRSWGAVPGDRAVLVYPPGLDFVTAFTGCLAAGVVPVPVYPPDPVRPDRAMRTFAKILTDCGARLALTDSGYDRARKVAAVAGFFGRATADVPQLSWHRTDRRLPRSEGAEPWHEPVSPAETAFLQYTSGSTGTPKGVVVTHGNIAHELAANVTDLRLHDGTRGVFWIPQYHDMGLINVILSTVSGNSATHLMSPLTFLRDPAVWFAVMSRVGATVTSAPNFAYDLAVRKTTAAQRSEWDLSSLEMAICAAEPVRDRTAREFQSAFAVSGLRDDVFFAAYGLAENTASVTNRGQGRVLLDKTSLAAGEVVVSDAGPHATVLRGCGKSSKAGDDIRIVDPDTGLPCPPLRVGEIWVHSATTAAGYWNQQQPTADTFHARLTGVAESRDYLRTGDLGFQLDGELFVTGRIKDLMIVGGRNVHPGDVEDSVRDCDPLVRPGGTLMFSVDGGSGEDHVVLLLETRARQLAREAALAIWAEVRARASRDHGITIDTLLIGRPGFAEKTTSGKLRRQVAKAAFLDGTLVYSNALLHALRSTGRGPQEAR, from the coding sequence ATGACGAGCTCGGCCACGCTTCCGACGGTCTTGGAGGCGCTGCGCGCCACGAATCCGGACCGTCCGCTCTTCACCTGGGTGGAAGACGACGGTGAAGACGGCAAGACCCTCACCGCCGGTGAACTCACCGAGGCCACGGACGAGGTCGCGCAAGCGCTCCGCAGCTGGGGAGCCGTACCGGGTGATCGAGCCGTCCTCGTCTACCCACCCGGGCTCGACTTCGTCACCGCCTTCACCGGCTGCCTCGCGGCCGGTGTGGTGCCGGTTCCGGTGTACCCGCCGGACCCGGTCCGGCCCGATCGCGCGATGCGCACGTTCGCGAAGATTCTGACCGACTGCGGCGCCCGTCTCGCGCTGACGGACTCGGGGTACGACCGGGCGCGCAAGGTCGCGGCCGTGGCGGGGTTCTTCGGCCGCGCCACCGCAGACGTCCCGCAGCTGTCGTGGCACCGGACCGATCGCCGGCTGCCGCGATCGGAGGGCGCGGAGCCCTGGCACGAGCCGGTTTCCCCGGCCGAGACGGCGTTCCTGCAGTACACCTCGGGCTCGACCGGAACACCCAAAGGTGTCGTGGTCACGCACGGGAACATCGCGCACGAGCTCGCGGCCAACGTCACCGACCTGCGGTTGCACGACGGGACACGCGGGGTGTTCTGGATCCCGCAGTACCACGATATGGGGTTGATCAACGTCATCCTCAGCACGGTGAGCGGTAATTCGGCGACGCACCTGATGTCCCCCTTGACCTTCCTGCGCGATCCCGCCGTGTGGTTCGCGGTCATGTCCCGGGTCGGCGCGACGGTCACCTCCGCGCCGAACTTCGCCTACGACCTGGCCGTGCGCAAGACGACCGCAGCGCAGCGGAGCGAGTGGGACCTCAGCTCGCTGGAGATGGCGATCTGCGCGGCCGAGCCGGTCCGGGACCGCACCGCCCGCGAGTTCCAGTCGGCGTTCGCCGTTTCCGGACTGCGCGACGACGTCTTCTTCGCCGCCTACGGTCTCGCCGAAAACACCGCGAGCGTGACCAATCGCGGCCAGGGCCGGGTGCTCCTGGACAAGACCTCCCTGGCCGCCGGTGAAGTCGTGGTGTCCGATGCCGGCCCGCACGCCACCGTCCTGCGCGGGTGCGGGAAGTCGAGCAAGGCCGGGGACGACATCAGGATCGTCGACCCGGACACCGGCCTGCCGTGCCCACCGCTGCGCGTCGGGGAGATCTGGGTGCACTCGGCGACCACCGCCGCCGGGTACTGGAACCAGCAGCAGCCGACCGCAGACACCTTCCACGCCCGGCTCACCGGCGTGGCCGAGTCCCGCGACTACCTCCGCACCGGCGACCTCGGCTTCCAGCTCGACGGCGAACTGTTCGTCACGGGCCGGATCAAGGACCTGATGATCGTCGGCGGCCGCAACGTCCACCCCGGCGATGTCGAAGACAGCGTCCGTGACTGCGACCCGCTGGTGCGGCCCGGCGGGACGCTGATGTTTTCCGTCGACGGCGGCTCCGGTGAAGACCACGTCGTCCTCCTGCTCGAGACACGCGCCCGGCAGCTCGCGCGCGAGGCGGCCCTGGCCATCTGGGCCGAAGTGCGCGCACGGGCCAGCCGTGACCACGGGATCACCATCGACACCCTGCTGATCGGCCGGCCCGGCTTCGCCGAGAAGACCACCAGCGGCAAGCTGCGGCGCCAGGTCGCCAAAGCGGCGTTCCTGGACGGCACCCTCGTGTACTCGAACGCCCTTCTCCACGCTCTCCGCTCCACCGGCCGTGGACCGCAGGAGGCCCGGTGA
- a CDS encoding FAD-dependent oxidoreductase, protein MNAGLVVASGPEDPRLYDIDDDFRQVLIDLSGLVAYSARHGTRFLHPASIGARGTLRVVADPAVPAQDFFRPGRVFPVLGRYSNSQGADDHEVSVRGLSLRLLGDESAGLLDLTFNTGEVFFAPDASSFRDLTAGSAAQRDQVLDAQPRLRTALWDTERVAVSYATYELHSQAPRVFTAADGSRWLARYRVRPADEPVRPGHYDHGTQWWPPTPPEAVARPAEETGAPTALRDELRDRLSGGGFGCVLQIRLRPVEADPRRLEDALDATKPWPGEYRWTDLARIRFDEPLPDETTDALAFDPALAPAGFGVALARSPRSTASLGHLRALIYRMTSLARLGKPLPPQLAGLLRPPRHALAPRTVCVIGAGPAGLTAARELERAGHRVIVLEAAGHVGGKATSVDVDRHPHDLGAHICTGRYRTLAALAAELGVGTEPTPAELVLSTGSSGRTTTDMRFFTDGSVERYEALRAARFPRIGEPGLAHSAAALAAPLSEWLAENDLQAMYTTFGLGYTSAGYGFPDDDLPALYFVKYAETTGLLSDTVPSAEAIEARFTVKGGFGALWERVAEDLADVRVNTTVLAVTRHDTARGGVVVRTDRGVVEADDLVIAVPPDRIAGVLDASAAEHEVARRVRYQGYRTTVATATGLPQDAFYLLGEFADSSVDRGHCVGFQHRYPGSDVYTCYSYLGEDTAGQLERDLAACGAQDFRAHLHRDWFLMPHFTSADVRAGVLEDLEARQGERHTYFTGGVLGFESVECAMSHALDLVHRAFPGRDAAAAAAGEPQRPVGRTSGEIRAWLVRSVAEATAGTAYPRAPLSELPLGSLALAGLMSDLSTYLGFRVPHTLFLQLPTIDAVAGYLAEGEAPFAAKRVRETFSPGVRPFFCVGGIGASGAYLRPLAASLGPERPLLPFEIPGRLDGTGAPLDDVETIAEAFVEQIKALSPEGPYRIGGHSFGGVVAYEIGRQLRAAGAEVSPVLLLDTFVAVAGQQPPDDDVAGALRDQAVVRHMACLATGTCDCGIDFDAPLAGQRDALARALGATEPARYDEHLAAIVEVQLSSLHAYASYAFPPSDLTVHVLKTVGGFAPMPSAHFGLKLHLDSPANGWEHVDVAKVRVFPVSGNHFSMFVPPHVTQVAGAIEHSHPDGKQTTE, encoded by the coding sequence GTGAACGCCGGCCTCGTCGTGGCCTCGGGTCCCGAGGACCCCCGGCTGTACGACATCGACGACGACTTCCGGCAGGTCCTCATCGACCTGTCCGGCCTGGTCGCGTACTCGGCGCGCCACGGCACCCGGTTCCTCCATCCGGCCTCGATCGGTGCGCGCGGCACTCTGCGCGTTGTGGCCGATCCGGCCGTGCCCGCACAGGACTTCTTCCGCCCCGGCCGCGTCTTTCCCGTCCTCGGGCGGTACAGCAACTCCCAGGGTGCCGACGACCACGAAGTCTCGGTGCGTGGCCTCTCGCTGCGGCTGCTCGGCGACGAATCCGCCGGCCTGCTCGACCTGACCTTCAACACCGGTGAAGTGTTCTTCGCGCCGGACGCGAGCAGCTTCCGAGATCTCACCGCGGGTTCGGCCGCGCAACGGGACCAGGTCCTCGACGCGCAGCCGAGGCTGCGCACGGCGTTGTGGGACACCGAACGCGTCGCTGTGTCCTACGCGACTTACGAACTCCACAGCCAGGCACCACGCGTGTTCACCGCCGCGGACGGCTCCCGGTGGCTGGCCCGGTACCGCGTCCGGCCCGCGGACGAACCGGTGCGGCCCGGTCACTACGACCACGGCACCCAGTGGTGGCCGCCGACTCCACCCGAGGCCGTCGCCCGCCCGGCGGAGGAGACCGGAGCTCCGACCGCCCTGCGGGACGAACTACGCGATCGTCTCAGCGGGGGCGGCTTCGGCTGCGTGCTCCAGATCCGGCTCCGCCCGGTCGAAGCCGATCCGCGGCGGCTCGAGGACGCTCTCGACGCCACGAAGCCCTGGCCCGGCGAGTACCGGTGGACGGACCTGGCCCGGATCCGGTTCGACGAGCCGCTCCCGGACGAGACGACCGACGCGCTCGCCTTCGACCCCGCGCTGGCGCCGGCGGGATTCGGCGTCGCGCTGGCGCGATCCCCTCGATCCACCGCGTCGCTCGGGCACCTGCGTGCGCTGATCTACCGGATGACCTCACTGGCCCGGCTGGGCAAGCCGCTCCCGCCGCAGCTGGCCGGCCTGCTGCGCCCGCCCCGGCACGCCCTCGCCCCGCGCACGGTGTGCGTCATCGGAGCCGGCCCGGCCGGCCTCACCGCGGCCCGGGAACTGGAGCGCGCCGGCCACCGCGTCATCGTGCTGGAGGCCGCCGGGCACGTCGGCGGTAAGGCGACTTCCGTCGACGTCGACAGGCATCCCCACGATCTCGGCGCGCACATCTGCACCGGCCGCTACCGCACGCTGGCGGCGCTCGCCGCGGAACTCGGTGTCGGCACCGAACCGACGCCGGCCGAGCTGGTGCTGAGCACCGGCTCGTCCGGCCGGACCACCACCGACATGCGCTTCTTCACGGACGGTTCCGTCGAGCGCTACGAAGCTCTGCGTGCCGCGCGGTTCCCGCGCATCGGCGAACCGGGACTGGCCCACTCGGCCGCGGCCCTGGCCGCCCCGCTGTCCGAGTGGCTCGCCGAGAACGACTTGCAGGCGATGTACACCACGTTCGGGCTCGGTTACACGAGCGCCGGTTACGGCTTCCCGGACGACGACCTTCCCGCGCTCTACTTCGTCAAGTACGCCGAGACGACGGGATTGCTCTCCGACACCGTGCCCAGCGCGGAGGCGATCGAGGCCCGCTTCACCGTCAAGGGTGGATTCGGCGCGTTGTGGGAACGAGTCGCCGAAGACCTGGCGGACGTCCGGGTGAACACGACCGTGCTGGCCGTCACCCGCCACGACACCGCGCGGGGCGGCGTGGTCGTGCGCACCGACCGCGGCGTCGTCGAAGCGGACGACCTGGTCATCGCGGTGCCGCCGGACCGGATCGCCGGGGTCCTCGACGCCTCGGCGGCCGAGCACGAGGTGGCCCGGCGGGTGCGGTACCAGGGGTACCGCACGACCGTGGCCACCGCGACCGGGCTGCCCCAGGACGCCTTCTACTTGCTCGGGGAGTTCGCGGACAGCTCCGTGGACCGCGGGCACTGCGTCGGCTTCCAGCACCGGTACCCCGGCAGCGACGTCTACACCTGCTACTCCTACCTCGGCGAGGACACGGCTGGGCAGCTCGAACGCGACCTCGCAGCCTGCGGCGCGCAGGACTTCCGCGCTCACCTGCACCGCGACTGGTTCCTCATGCCGCACTTCACCAGCGCCGACGTGCGGGCCGGGGTGCTGGAGGACCTGGAGGCACGGCAGGGCGAGCGGCACACCTACTTCACCGGCGGGGTGCTGGGCTTCGAGTCCGTCGAGTGCGCGATGAGTCACGCGCTGGACCTGGTCCATCGCGCATTCCCCGGCCGGGACGCCGCGGCGGCCGCGGCCGGCGAACCCCAGCGCCCCGTCGGCCGTACGAGCGGCGAGATCCGCGCGTGGCTGGTCCGGTCCGTCGCCGAAGCCACCGCCGGCACGGCATACCCCCGGGCGCCGCTCTCCGAGCTTCCGCTCGGCTCGCTGGCGCTCGCGGGCCTGATGTCCGATCTGTCGACCTACCTGGGCTTCCGCGTTCCGCATACGCTTTTCCTCCAGCTGCCGACCATCGACGCCGTCGCGGGCTACCTCGCCGAAGGCGAGGCACCTTTCGCGGCGAAACGTGTACGTGAAACCTTCAGCCCGGGTGTTCGCCCCTTCTTCTGCGTGGGCGGCATCGGGGCTTCCGGCGCCTACTTGCGCCCGCTGGCCGCTTCGCTGGGACCGGAGCGGCCGTTGCTCCCGTTCGAGATCCCCGGCCGGCTTGACGGGACCGGAGCGCCCCTCGACGACGTCGAGACGATCGCCGAGGCTTTCGTCGAGCAGATCAAGGCATTGTCGCCCGAAGGCCCGTACCGGATCGGCGGCCACTCGTTCGGCGGCGTCGTCGCCTACGAGATCGGACGGCAGCTTCGCGCGGCGGGAGCGGAGGTCTCTCCGGTGCTGCTCCTCGACACCTTCGTGGCCGTCGCCGGGCAGCAACCGCCCGACGACGACGTCGCGGGTGCGCTGCGGGACCAAGCCGTCGTGCGCCACATGGCGTGCCTTGCCACCGGCACGTGCGACTGCGGCATCGATTTCGACGCGCCGCTCGCCGGGCAGCGCGACGCTCTGGCCCGGGCACTCGGCGCTACAGAGCCGGCTCGCTACGACGAGCACCTGGCGGCCATCGTCGAGGTCCAGCTCAGTTCGCTCCACGCCTACGCCAGCTACGCTTTCCCACCGTCCGATCTGACCGTGCACGTCCTGAAGACGGTCGGCGGGTTCGCACCAATGCCTTCGGCGCACTTCGGCCTGAAGCTCCACCTCGACAGTCCCGCCAACGGCTGGGAGCACGTCGATGTCGCGAAGGTCCGGGTGTTTCCCGTGAGCGGGAACCACTTCAGCATGTTCGTGCCACCCCACGTCACACAGGTTGCGGGCGCCATCGAGCACAGCCACCCCGATGGGAAGCAGACGACGGAGTGA